The Candidatus Acidiferrales bacterium genome has a segment encoding these proteins:
- a CDS encoding transglutaminase-like domain-containing protein, whose translation MTEELESKVRALMKLLDDDDPQVSAAVEREIINSGEKIVRLLEKEKTNLEPNIKKKIESFISRIYLDKLQRDYDSLLDFVSHRDFSLERALFLIAKPLYPEVDFNAIESQLNELANELRKRIAAVEDPYEIVHLVNEFFLNEMGFAGNAKDYYNPDNSILHRVLETRRGIPISLGVIYLLVGRRLNLPVFGVGAPAHFLVKFVLEGKEIFVDVFNGGRVMSRKDAEEFISDMGFSFEPRFLKDSSDIEMLARTCRNMARAFAAADEQPRANVLMELSIELERLVAL comes from the coding sequence ATGACAGAGGAACTTGAGTCCAAAGTCCGAGCACTGATGAAACTGCTGGATGACGACGATCCGCAAGTCTCTGCCGCGGTTGAAAGAGAGATCATCAACAGCGGGGAAAAAATTGTACGTCTTCTTGAAAAGGAGAAAACGAATCTCGAGCCGAACATAAAGAAGAAAATCGAAAGTTTTATCTCGAGGATATACTTAGACAAGCTTCAAAGAGACTACGATTCTCTTTTGGATTTTGTGTCGCATCGAGATTTTTCTCTTGAACGTGCTTTGTTTTTAATTGCGAAGCCCCTGTACCCGGAAGTGGATTTTAATGCCATCGAAAGCCAGCTCAATGAGCTTGCAAACGAACTGAGAAAGAGAATCGCTGCAGTGGAAGATCCTTACGAAATCGTCCATCTTGTCAATGAATTCTTTCTGAATGAAATGGGATTCGCCGGCAATGCAAAAGACTATTACAATCCGGACAACAGCATCCTCCATCGCGTTCTTGAAACCCGCCGCGGGATTCCAATTTCACTCGGCGTCATTTACTTGCTTGTCGGCAGAAGGCTAAATCTGCCCGTCTTTGGCGTGGGTGCGCCTGCACATTTTTTGGTGAAATTTGTCCTTGAGGGAAAAGAAATTTTTGTGGACGTTTTCAATGGCGGCAGGGTGATGTCGAGAAAGGATGCCGAAGAATTCATAAGTGATATGGGCTTTTCTTTCGAACCGCGCTTCTTGAAAGATTCATCCGATATTGAAATGTTGGCACGGACTTGTCGTAACATGGCGCGCGCATTTGCTGCTGCGGATGAGCAGCCCAGGGCAAATGTGCTTATGGAACTCTCGATCGAGCTTGAAAGGTTAGTCGCACTTTGA
- a CDS encoding cob(I)yrinic acid a,c-diamide adenosyltransferase: MKIYTKKGDKGETSLFGGKRVSKDDLRIEAYGTVDELNSVIGTARSFNDNKILDSILGGIQNQLFVLGADLATPSDVKTPAAKRITARDYTSLEGIIDDFESKLRPLKSFILPGGTKGASFLHGARTVCRRAERLVVALRKKEEVSDKAVVFLNRLSDLLFVLARYANEISGVEDIPWKPRIDSDQKE; this comes from the coding sequence TTGAAAATCTACACTAAAAAAGGTGACAAGGGCGAGACCAGCCTTTTCGGCGGCAAGCGTGTTTCCAAAGACGATCTTCGAATAGAAGCGTACGGAACCGTAGACGAATTAAATTCGGTCATCGGAACGGCGCGCTCGTTCAATGACAACAAGATATTAGATTCGATTCTCGGAGGAATCCAAAATCAGCTTTTCGTCCTCGGTGCCGATCTCGCGACGCCGTCAGATGTAAAAACCCCCGCCGCTAAGCGAATCACGGCAAGAGATTATACCTCACTAGAAGGAATCATCGACGATTTCGAATCAAAATTGAGACCTTTAAAATCGTTCATCCTTCCCGGGGGAACGAAGGGAGCATCGTTTCTCCATGGCGCGCGAACGGTCTGCCGCCGCGCCGAGAGACTGGTCGTCGCGTTGAGAAAGAAGGAAGAAGTTTCAGACAAGGCTGTTGTTTTCCTCAATCGTCTGTCCGACCTGTTGTTTGTGCTAGCGAGGTATGCTAACGAAATCTCGGGTGTAGAAGACATTCCCTGGAAACCACGCATCGATTCGGATCAAAAGGAATGA